A genomic window from Maridesulfovibrio sp. includes:
- a CDS encoding sigma 54-interacting transcriptional regulator, with amino-acid sequence MRIAEIMQQPVHMVATDEGLLDAATLFRNHQIHGAHVVDDKGKVIGIFTSQDLIKALAGGASLSDSIKDHMRRMMCTVSADTQLNEVCWDEASYLAVSDGQSIVGGLDVSRITCLTTELKDIIDSSFDGIFITDGQGRVTLVNRAYERITGIRSTEVLGKSMADLVHDGFYDESVTLRVLESGSTKTIVQKVRNGKTIMVTGNPLFDERGCVTRVVTNVRDVTELQQLQHELEKISELKSHYKQELETLRRSTGEKKRIIVRSKKMCEVYDQALRLSRVDSTVLISGESGVGKEIMASVIHENGPRHDKPFIKISCAAIPEQLLESELFGYMPGAFTGALSSGKPGLFEMANRGTLFLDEIGEMPLGLQAKLLRVLQESVIVRVGGVQPVNVDVRIIAATNRNLDNMVLRKEFRNDLFYRLNVVPLQIPPLREREEAIIDFLYYFLSKYNGKYGRSRQLEPDAIDFLASRNWPGNVRELENAMERVVVMSHTEVISRKDVARILCKTDNRATSGVVSDVPDSEPGTDLRRIVEQAERQAIMQALSVHKSSRNVARVLGVNQSTIVRKAKKLGIRLGDA; translated from the coding sequence ATGCGGATCGCCGAGATTATGCAGCAGCCAGTTCACATGGTCGCTACGGATGAGGGGTTGCTGGATGCAGCCACGCTTTTTCGAAATCATCAGATACACGGAGCTCATGTTGTAGATGATAAAGGTAAAGTTATCGGTATATTTACTTCGCAGGATCTGATTAAAGCTCTGGCGGGAGGCGCTTCCCTTTCTGATTCGATTAAAGACCATATGCGCCGGATGATGTGTACGGTGAGTGCTGATACCCAGTTGAACGAGGTCTGTTGGGATGAAGCCTCATATCTTGCTGTCAGTGACGGTCAATCCATTGTCGGCGGGCTTGATGTCTCCCGTATTACCTGTCTCACTACTGAACTTAAAGATATTATCGATAGCTCGTTTGATGGTATATTCATTACTGACGGCCAAGGGCGGGTAACTTTAGTCAATAGAGCCTATGAACGTATTACGGGGATCAGGTCTACCGAGGTTCTGGGAAAAAGTATGGCTGACCTCGTGCATGACGGCTTTTATGACGAGTCGGTTACTCTGCGTGTTTTGGAATCCGGCAGCACGAAGACAATTGTTCAGAAAGTCCGAAACGGTAAAACCATTATGGTCACAGGAAACCCCTTATTTGATGAAAGAGGGTGTGTCACCCGAGTGGTTACTAATGTTCGTGATGTGACAGAATTACAGCAGTTGCAGCATGAACTGGAAAAAATTTCTGAGCTCAAAAGTCACTACAAGCAGGAACTTGAAACTCTGCGCCGTAGTACCGGGGAGAAAAAACGGATTATTGTACGCTCCAAGAAAATGTGTGAGGTTTATGATCAGGCTCTGCGCTTGTCCCGTGTGGATTCTACCGTGCTTATCTCGGGAGAATCCGGCGTGGGTAAGGAAATTATGGCCAGCGTGATTCATGAGAATGGTCCCCGGCATGATAAGCCATTTATCAAGATCAGTTGTGCAGCTATTCCGGAGCAGCTTCTGGAATCGGAACTTTTCGGCTATATGCCCGGAGCATTTACCGGAGCGCTCAGCAGCGGGAAACCGGGATTGTTTGAGATGGCCAACCGGGGAACCCTTTTTCTGGATGAGATCGGTGAAATGCCCTTGGGATTGCAAGCTAAGCTGTTACGTGTCCTGCAGGAAAGCGTAATTGTTCGTGTTGGCGGTGTACAGCCGGTTAATGTTGATGTGCGGATTATTGCGGCAACGAATCGTAATCTTGATAACATGGTGCTCCGCAAGGAATTTCGTAATGACCTGTTCTATCGGCTGAATGTTGTGCCCTTGCAGATTCCGCCCCTGAGGGAAAGGGAAGAGGCTATCATTGATTTTTTGTACTATTTTCTAAGCAAATATAATGGGAAATATGGACGCAGCCGACAGCTGGAGCCGGATGCTATTGATTTTTTGGCTTCTCGAAACTGGCCCGGTAATGTCCGTGAACTTGAAAATGCCATGGAACGGGTGGTGGTTATGTCGCACACTGAGGTAATTTCCAGAAAGGATGTTGCCCGAATTTTGTGCAAGACAGACAACCGGGCTACATCAGGTGTTGTGTCTGATGTTCCCGATTCAGAACCAGGAACCGATTTGAGGCGGATTGTGGAACAGGCCGAGCGGCAAGC